Proteins encoded in a region of the Thermoleophilia bacterium genome:
- the pgl gene encoding 6-phosphogluconolactonase has translation MSIEVLPDGETLALRAADLFAVAAQEAAAARGRFAVALSGGATPRAFFRMLARQQFSQKVPWRRTHLYWVDERCVPVDDPASNYGMARDTFIKHVPVPTVNVHRVHGEEPPEVAASGYADELAALAALERPRVDLPVFDLVVLGLGADGHTASLFPRSDVLDDDEHLAVATEAPSGGSRVTVTLPVINAARHVWFLVAGDEKAGMVAEVLEGLRVPRAIPAQAVAPVHGKLLWLLDEAAAAEVNPALRL, from the coding sequence ATGAGTATCGAGGTCCTGCCGGACGGCGAAACACTGGCTCTGCGTGCCGCCGATCTCTTCGCCGTGGCGGCACAGGAGGCGGCTGCGGCGCGCGGCCGGTTCGCCGTCGCCCTGAGCGGCGGCGCCACGCCGCGCGCCTTCTTCCGCATGCTCGCCAGACAGCAGTTCAGCCAGAAGGTGCCCTGGCGCCGCACGCATCTCTACTGGGTAGACGAGCGCTGCGTGCCGGTGGACGATCCGGCGAGCAACTACGGCATGGCGAGAGACACATTCATCAAGCACGTGCCGGTGCCGACGGTGAATGTGCATCGCGTGCACGGCGAAGAGCCGCCTGAGGTGGCGGCGAGCGGCTACGCCGACGAACTCGCCGCCCTGGCGGCGCTCGAACGCCCGCGTGTGGATCTGCCCGTCTTCGACCTGGTCGTGCTCGGTCTCGGCGCAGACGGCCACACTGCCTCGCTCTTTCCGCGCAGTGACGTGCTGGACGACGACGAGCACCTGGCCGTCGCCACCGAGGCGCCGTCGGGCGGCTCGCGCGTGACGGTTACACTGCCGGTGATCAACGCCGCTCGCCACGTCTGGTTCTTGGTCGCCGGCGACGAGAAGGCCGGTATGGTCGCCGAGGTGCTGGAGGGTCTGCGCGTGCCGCGGGCGATCCCCGCGCAGGCGGTCGCGCCGGTTCACGGCAAGCTGCTGTGGCTTCTCGATGAGGCTGCCGCGGCCGAGGTCAATCCGGCCTTGCGGCTGTAG
- the zwf gene encoding glucose-6-phosphate dehydrogenase: MTPSARETPSPFGGPRYPDPCSLVIFGATGDLTHRKLMPALYDLQCHGVMPCGLTIVGYGRKELDDEGFRALLRKAVDDHYGRQADTGLCDSVLETPRWVHGEFDDPEGYRRLAALLGELDREAGTAGNRLFYLATPPDQFGVIVRQLGAAGLSRRGASDGDHALGEPVAGWTRIVVEKPFGTDLESAIELDRAINESFSEQQIYRIDHYLAKETVQNLLVLRFANGIFEPIWNRRFVDQVQITACETLGIEERGPYYEQAGALRDMLTPHLMQLFTLVAMEPPVAFDADAVRDEKLKVLRSVRRIPDDAVAEWAVRGQYAHGTIGGEVAVAYRAEHRIPPDSYTETYAALKLMVDNWRWQGVPFYLRTGKRMAARLTEIAIQFKRPPVTIFQDAGAAEGLEPNVLVLRVQPDEGFSLHIESKLPGHGMELQPVAMNYSYGGTLYELPFRAYETVLIDVMEGDMTLFTRADQAEEAWEVVEPVLRAWGERPKTPIPMYEAGSWGPEAADALLAADGRKWRRPDAVRS; this comes from the coding sequence ATGACACCCTCGGCGCGGGAGACGCCCTCGCCGTTCGGTGGGCCGCGCTACCCTGATCCGTGCAGCCTCGTCATCTTCGGCGCGACCGGCGATCTCACCCATCGCAAGCTCATGCCGGCGCTCTACGATCTTCAGTGTCACGGCGTGATGCCGTGCGGTCTCACCATCGTCGGCTACGGGCGCAAGGAGCTCGACGACGAGGGCTTCCGGGCGTTGTTGCGCAAGGCGGTCGACGACCACTACGGCCGGCAAGCCGACACCGGTCTGTGCGACAGCGTGCTGGAGACGCCGCGCTGGGTGCACGGCGAGTTCGACGATCCGGAGGGGTATCGGCGTCTGGCGGCGCTCCTTGGCGAGCTCGATCGCGAGGCCGGCACTGCCGGCAATCGGCTCTTCTACCTGGCCACGCCGCCCGACCAGTTCGGTGTGATCGTGCGGCAACTCGGCGCCGCGGGACTCTCGCGGCGCGGCGCCAGCGATGGAGATCACGCCCTCGGGGAACCGGTCGCCGGCTGGACGCGGATCGTCGTTGAGAAGCCGTTCGGCACGGACCTGGAGAGCGCGATCGAGCTCGATCGCGCCATCAACGAGTCGTTCAGCGAACAGCAGATCTACCGCATCGATCACTACCTGGCCAAGGAGACGGTGCAGAACCTCCTCGTGCTGCGCTTCGCCAACGGCATCTTCGAGCCCATCTGGAACCGGCGCTTCGTCGATCAGGTGCAGATCACCGCGTGCGAGACGCTTGGGATTGAGGAGCGCGGCCCCTACTACGAGCAGGCCGGCGCCCTGCGCGACATGCTGACGCCGCACCTCATGCAACTCTTCACGCTGGTTGCGATGGAGCCGCCGGTCGCCTTCGACGCCGACGCCGTTCGCGACGAGAAGCTCAAGGTACTGCGTTCGGTGCGCCGCATTCCCGACGACGCCGTGGCCGAGTGGGCTGTGCGCGGCCAGTACGCGCACGGGACCATCGGCGGTGAAGTCGCCGTCGCTTACCGCGCCGAGCACCGCATCCCGCCGGACTCGTACACGGAGACCTACGCGGCGCTCAAGCTGATGGTCGACAACTGGCGCTGGCAGGGGGTGCCCTTCTACCTGCGCACCGGCAAGCGTATGGCGGCGCGTCTTACCGAGATCGCGATCCAGTTCAAGCGGCCCCCGGTGACGATCTTCCAGGATGCGGGGGCCGCCGAGGGTCTCGAGCCCAACGTGCTCGTGTTGCGTGTGCAGCCGGACGAAGGTTTCTCGCTGCACATCGAGTCCAAGCTTCCCGGCCACGGAATGGAACTGCAGCCGGTGGCGATGAACTACTCCTACGGCGGCACGTTGTACGAGCTGCCCTTCCGGGCATACGAGACGGTACTGATCGACGTCATGGAGGGCGACATGACGCTCTTCACGCGCGCCGACCAGGCCGAGGAGGCCTGGGAGGTCGTCGAGCCGGTGCTCCGGGCCTGGGGCGAGCGGCCGAAGACGCCGATCCCGATGTACGAGGCGGGGAGCTGGGGGCCTGAGGCGGCGGATGCGCTCTTGGCCGCCGACGGCCGCAAGTGGCGGCGCCCAGACGCGGTGCGCAGCTAG
- the gnd gene encoding decarboxylating 6-phosphogluconate dehydrogenase → MDIAMLGLGRMGANMARRLLRGGHRVVVWNRTYAKAEALASEGAEPVRELTDAVAALAAPRVIWLMLPYGDPTQEVIDALVPLLAPGDILVDGGNSPYQLDVERGAALAPHGIRYLDAGTSGGVWGLEVGYCLMVGGERSAYDHIEPLLATLAPPGHGYEYMGGHGSGHFVKMVHNGVEYGLMQAYAEGFELLEATEWDLDLAKIADLWNNGSVVRSWLLELAASAFARDPGLESITGYVDDTGEGRWTVEQAIAHSVPMPAIAASLFMRFRSRQDDTFSGKVLAALRKEFGGHAVKEAGS, encoded by the coding sequence ATGGATATCGCGATGCTCGGCCTGGGGCGCATGGGCGCCAACATGGCACGCCGCTTGCTGCGTGGCGGCCATCGCGTCGTCGTCTGGAACCGCACGTACGCCAAGGCGGAGGCGTTGGCGTCCGAGGGCGCCGAACCGGTGCGTGAGCTTACCGACGCGGTGGCCGCCCTGGCGGCGCCGCGCGTCATCTGGCTCATGCTGCCGTACGGTGATCCCACGCAGGAGGTTATCGACGCGCTCGTGCCGCTACTGGCGCCGGGCGACATTCTGGTCGACGGCGGCAACTCGCCCTACCAGTTGGACGTCGAGCGCGGCGCCGCGCTGGCGCCACACGGCATCCGCTACCTCGACGCCGGTACCAGCGGGGGCGTCTGGGGTCTCGAGGTCGGCTACTGCCTGATGGTCGGCGGCGAGCGTAGTGCCTACGACCACATCGAGCCGCTGCTCGCCACTCTGGCGCCACCCGGTCACGGCTACGAGTACATGGGTGGTCACGGCAGCGGCCACTTCGTGAAGATGGTCCATAACGGGGTTGAGTACGGTCTTATGCAGGCCTACGCCGAGGGGTTCGAGCTGCTCGAAGCCACCGAGTGGGATCTCGACCTGGCCAAGATTGCCGACCTCTGGAACAACGGCAGCGTGGTGCGCTCATGGCTGCTGGAGCTTGCCGCGAGCGCTTTCGCTCGAGATCCGGGACTCGAATCGATTACCGGCTACGTCGACGACACCGGCGAGGGTCGCTGGACGGTTGAGCAGGCGATCGCTCACAGCGTGCCTATGCCGGCGATCGCCGCCAGTCTCTTCATGCGCTTCCGTTCGCGCCAGGACGATACGTTTAGCGGCAAAGTGCTGGCCGCGCTGCGCAAGGAGTTCGGCGGCCACGCCGTCAAAGAGGCCGGGTCATGA
- a CDS encoding MMPL family transporter yields MKRPGFTQRLAMACAHRPWLTIAVWVVLLVACGTVYLLYGDVFTSSVKFLNNPDSKVAADLVREHGGEQMAIAQASDAIGELADGITKANNGAGKLADGSKQLATGTKKLEKGLDKLAGGAGELSSGQAQASSGAGALSAGLQDASTGADSLSSGLGQVSGATGTMSSGLAQLASGGETLAAGADDVASGASSVADGADKMAAGVKDSAAAAGQVAGGADALSGLINSYLQAHPEAADDPVFQQIIATSGQVANGAAGLAAGLDQLSGGAASLASGAQALSTGASKLATGAHSLSSGLDKSAGGAQQLDQSLGKLASGSSQLASGVSSAAQGSQQLAGGAQELAAGSAELASGTRSAADGAGQVAKGSKELSTGANALNTGLTSVSDGANQLNDALSSMGSLNDHDKEVVVIHHDTLTTDDPLYKAKVVEVRDAIAALPEEDVVSVMSAYDKGLQKEARKALISDDKHTTLMMVELASSSDEAANHVTGVYDIVTDADRQNGFRVALTGAAAFGHDAQALAEQDLRRGEAVGVPIALIILVAVFGAMVAAGLPLILSVFAIVIGLTIATGVGYITDISVFALNILTAVALAVGIDYSLFIVSRYREEVRHGHDRREALAIAAATASNAVFFSGMTVVLALGGLFIVPLSIFTSLGVGAMSAVLVAVAAALTLLPAILTLLGSKVDALPVPYLSRYTSHEHGGLWGKAARFTMRRPAISLALGTIVLLAIAAPALMMKSGGFSASTFPDDFTSKQGLEILKQSFPAGFSEPVDVVVSGDLSDETVTNALQDFIDTIDEDERFTLTGVATSADGQVAAITLVQDAEGMSDQARAAVLDLRERIIPAAFDGTPAVAYVGGVTAHDIDSVNIIDGNLPIVIGVVLTLSLILLLLAFRSVLVAVTAIIMNLLSVAAAYGALTLLFQEGLGAQLFGLGDVKVIESWVPLVMFCILFGLSMDYQVFLLSRIRERWMQTGDSYGSVIFGVQSTAGIITGAALIMMAVFVGMGSGQLIILQEFGVGLAIAVFLDAFVVRVIVAPSMISLLGHHYWHTPRWLEWLPRIDIEAAPESSAEDTPAIQVAATSESPG; encoded by the coding sequence ATGAAACGCCCGGGATTCACTCAGCGGCTCGCCATGGCTTGCGCCCACCGGCCTTGGCTGACGATCGCCGTATGGGTCGTCCTGCTCGTCGCCTGCGGCACCGTCTACCTACTGTACGGCGATGTCTTCACCTCCTCGGTGAAGTTCCTCAACAACCCCGATTCCAAAGTCGCCGCCGACCTCGTCCGCGAGCACGGCGGCGAGCAGATGGCCATTGCCCAGGCGAGTGATGCCATCGGAGAACTCGCCGATGGCATCACCAAAGCCAACAACGGCGCGGGCAAGCTGGCCGACGGATCGAAGCAGCTGGCCACCGGCACCAAGAAGCTCGAGAAGGGCCTCGACAAGCTCGCCGGCGGAGCCGGGGAACTGAGCAGCGGCCAAGCGCAGGCCAGCTCGGGGGCCGGCGCGCTCAGCGCCGGTCTCCAGGACGCTTCGACGGGCGCCGACAGCCTCAGCTCCGGGCTCGGGCAAGTAAGCGGCGCCACCGGCACGATGAGCTCCGGACTGGCGCAACTGGCAAGCGGCGGCGAAACCCTCGCCGCGGGCGCAGACGATGTCGCCAGCGGCGCCAGCAGCGTCGCCGATGGCGCCGACAAGATGGCCGCCGGCGTGAAGGACTCAGCGGCGGCGGCCGGACAGGTTGCCGGCGGAGCGGACGCCCTCTCCGGCCTCATCAACTCATACCTGCAGGCGCACCCCGAGGCCGCGGACGATCCGGTCTTCCAGCAGATCATCGCGACATCGGGACAAGTCGCCAACGGAGCCGCAGGGCTCGCTGCCGGCCTCGACCAGCTCAGCGGCGGCGCCGCATCTCTCGCTTCGGGAGCGCAAGCGCTCTCCACGGGTGCGTCAAAGCTCGCTACAGGCGCCCACAGTCTGAGTTCCGGTCTCGACAAGAGCGCCGGCGGCGCGCAGCAACTCGATCAGAGTCTCGGAAAGCTGGCCTCCGGCAGCTCCCAGCTGGCCAGCGGCGTCAGCAGCGCCGCCCAAGGCTCACAACAACTGGCAGGGGGAGCGCAAGAACTCGCGGCCGGCTCCGCGGAACTCGCCTCGGGAACACGCAGCGCGGCGGACGGCGCCGGTCAAGTAGCCAAGGGCTCCAAAGAGCTCAGCACCGGAGCCAACGCGCTCAATACCGGCCTCACGTCGGTGTCAGACGGCGCCAACCAGTTGAATGATGCCCTGTCGTCGATGGGCTCCCTCAACGACCACGACAAAGAGGTCGTCGTCATCCACCACGACACGCTCACGACCGACGACCCGCTCTATAAGGCCAAGGTCGTCGAGGTGCGCGACGCCATCGCGGCGTTACCCGAAGAAGACGTCGTCAGTGTCATGAGCGCCTACGATAAGGGGCTCCAGAAGGAGGCCCGCAAGGCGCTCATCTCCGACGACAAACACACCACGTTGATGATGGTTGAGCTCGCCAGCTCCTCCGACGAAGCCGCCAACCACGTCACCGGCGTGTACGACATCGTCACCGATGCCGACCGGCAGAACGGGTTTCGAGTCGCGCTCACCGGCGCAGCCGCTTTCGGACACGACGCGCAAGCGCTCGCCGAGCAGGACCTGCGCCGCGGCGAGGCCGTCGGGGTCCCGATCGCCCTCATCATCCTCGTAGCCGTCTTCGGCGCCATGGTCGCCGCCGGACTGCCCCTCATCCTCAGCGTCTTCGCCATCGTCATCGGCCTCACCATAGCAACCGGCGTCGGTTACATCACCGACATCTCGGTCTTCGCGCTCAACATCCTCACGGCCGTCGCGCTCGCAGTGGGCATCGACTACAGCCTCTTCATCGTCTCGCGCTACCGCGAAGAGGTACGTCACGGCCACGATCGCCGTGAGGCACTGGCCATCGCCGCCGCAACGGCCTCGAACGCGGTCTTCTTCAGCGGCATGACTGTGGTGCTCGCTCTGGGGGGCCTCTTCATCGTGCCGCTCTCTATCTTCACCAGCCTCGGCGTCGGTGCCATGAGTGCCGTGCTCGTCGCCGTCGCCGCGGCGCTCACGCTTCTGCCGGCCATCCTCACCCTGCTCGGCAGCAAAGTCGACGCCCTGCCCGTTCCGTACCTCAGCCGCTACACCAGCCACGAACACGGCGGACTGTGGGGCAAGGCCGCCCGATTCACCATGCGGCGGCCCGCAATCAGCCTCGCTCTCGGCACCATCGTGCTGCTCGCCATCGCCGCGCCGGCCTTGATGATGAAGAGCGGCGGCTTCAGCGCCTCCACCTTCCCCGACGACTTCACCTCGAAGCAGGGCCTCGAGATCCTCAAGCAGTCCTTCCCGGCGGGGTTCAGCGAACCGGTCGATGTGGTCGTCAGCGGCGACCTCTCAGACGAGACAGTCACCAACGCGCTTCAGGACTTCATCGACACGATCGACGAAGACGAGCGCTTCACGCTGACCGGCGTCGCGACCAGCGCGGACGGCCAAGTGGCCGCAATCACGCTCGTGCAGGACGCCGAAGGGATGAGCGATCAGGCCAGGGCCGCGGTACTCGACTTGCGTGAGCGCATCATCCCCGCGGCCTTCGACGGCACGCCGGCGGTTGCCTACGTCGGCGGCGTGACGGCGCACGACATCGACAGCGTCAATATCATCGACGGCAACCTGCCGATCGTCATCGGCGTCGTCCTGACTCTGAGCCTCATTCTTCTGTTGCTCGCTTTCCGCTCGGTGCTCGTCGCGGTGACGGCGATCATCATGAACCTCCTCTCCGTTGCCGCCGCCTACGGCGCCCTCACGCTGCTCTTCCAGGAGGGCCTCGGCGCCCAACTGTTCGGCCTCGGCGACGTGAAGGTCATCGAGTCGTGGGTGCCGCTGGTGATGTTCTGCATCCTCTTCGGGCTCAGCATGGACTATCAAGTCTTCCTCCTGAGCCGCATTCGCGAGCGCTGGATGCAGACAGGCGACAGCTACGGCTCAGTCATCTTCGGCGTGCAATCCACCGCCGGTATCATCACCGGCGCGGCGCTCATCATGATGGCCGTCTTCGTGGGTATGGGCAGCGGCCAGCTCATCATCCTGCAGGAGTTCGGCGTCGGTCTCGCGATCGCGGTCTTCCTGGACGCGTTCGTCGTGCGTGTCATCGTCGCACCGTCGATGATCTCGCTGCTCGGTCATCACTACTGGCACACGCCACGCTGGCTCGAGTGGCTGCCGCGCATCGACATCGAAGCCGCACCGGAGAGCTCGGCGGAGGACACGCCCGCCATCCAGGTCGCCGCGACGAGCGAGAGCCCGGGATGA
- the tal gene encoding transaldolase, with the protein MPVSESRLAQLHRFGQSPWFDYISRELVSRGGLKKMVDKDGLGGVTSNPSIFEKAIGAGSSYDKDVLELAREGLSASEIFDRLATADVRAACDILAPVYMSSGGEDGFVSIEVSPHLAYDAEATVAEAQRVFAAVDRPNVMIKIPGTKECVPAVYQCLRDGLNINVTLLFSLSQYEAVAGAYRDALEYRLQHDRTVRATSSVASFFVSRVDTMVDALLDDRIAAAADEAERRRLQSLKGKAAVANCKFVYERFRSGLNGRDWQLIAASGAKVQRLLWASTSTKNPAYPDTLYVDELIGEHTVNTLPEATWKAFREHGVLATTIDRHGDEAHRVLRDLGQLGIDLEAVGARLQADGVDLFVKSFDGVVAIIDAKRRELLERDDA; encoded by the coding sequence ATGCCCGTCTCTGAGAGCCGTCTCGCCCAGCTTCATCGCTTCGGCCAGAGTCCCTGGTTCGACTACATCAGTCGTGAGCTCGTCTCGCGTGGCGGTCTCAAGAAGATGGTCGACAAGGACGGCCTCGGCGGCGTCACCAGCAATCCGTCGATCTTCGAGAAGGCGATCGGCGCCGGCAGTTCCTACGACAAGGACGTGCTCGAACTCGCTCGCGAAGGGCTGAGCGCAAGCGAGATCTTCGACCGTCTGGCTACGGCCGACGTGCGTGCCGCCTGCGATATCCTCGCTCCGGTCTACATGAGCAGCGGTGGCGAGGACGGCTTCGTCTCCATCGAGGTCTCGCCCCATCTGGCCTACGATGCCGAGGCGACCGTCGCCGAGGCACAGCGTGTCTTCGCCGCCGTGGACCGGCCTAACGTGATGATCAAGATCCCCGGGACTAAGGAATGCGTCCCGGCCGTCTATCAGTGCCTGCGCGACGGCCTCAACATCAACGTCACGCTGCTCTTCTCGCTCTCGCAGTACGAGGCGGTTGCGGGTGCGTATCGCGATGCGCTCGAGTACCGACTGCAGCACGATCGCACGGTGCGCGCGACGTCGTCGGTGGCGAGCTTCTTCGTCTCACGCGTCGATACCATGGTCGACGCCCTGCTGGACGACCGCATCGCAGCCGCCGCCGACGAGGCGGAGCGGCGGCGTCTGCAGAGCCTCAAGGGTAAGGCGGCCGTGGCCAACTGCAAGTTCGTCTACGAGCGTTTCCGTAGTGGCCTCAACGGCCGCGACTGGCAGCTCATCGCCGCCTCGGGCGCGAAGGTTCAGCGTCTGCTCTGGGCGAGCACGAGCACCAAGAATCCAGCCTACCCGGACACGCTCTATGTCGACGAGCTCATCGGCGAGCACACCGTCAACACGCTGCCGGAGGCGACATGGAAGGCTTTCCGTGAGCACGGTGTGCTGGCAACGACGATCGACCGGCACGGTGACGAAGCCCATCGTGTGCTGCGCGACTTGGGCCAGCTCGGTATCGATCTTGAGGCCGTCGGGGCCAGGCTGCAGGCCGACGGCGTCGATCTGTTCGTCAAGTCCTTCGACGGTGTAGTCGCGATCATCGACGCCAAGCGCCGCGAACTGCTGGAGCGCGACGATGCCTAA
- a CDS encoding glucose-6-phosphate isomerase: MPNLDRQRLTEAQRAEVVACLSRLDEHDVVARLWAADTSLWKPEAAAHQEIIAAALGWLTVFDDVREQLDGLRDFVGDVRAEGFRSAVLLGMGGSSLAPEVFRDVLGGDGLELHVLDSTDPAAVHAVEAAIDLDRTLFIVASKSGGTTETARFHDYFYALLREHCGDHAGAHFVAITDEGTSLERRAVEQGFRAVFINASDIGGRYSALSFFGLVPAALLGLDLERLLDGALAMARSCAAEVPAAENPALQLGAALGALAAAGRDKLTLVCVPPLAPLGVWIEQLVAESTGKEGKGILPVDLEALDDVESYAADRVFCVVRVAGVPYASAVLEQLAAAGHPVLEHELAAVDDLAGEMLRWELATAIAGFVLGIDPFDQPNVQESKDVTAKLLSAYAADGELPASDDGDGPRRAFPVGDDELPAALREFFAAVVPGDYVALQAYVAPAAPIWERLQSARLRLRDRLRVATTLGYGPRYLHSTGQYHKGGPNRGHFLQLVGHDPRDVKIPDQPYSFSVLKRAQARGDLAALQAHECRALRVCLGDDVAAGLDRLADLIAAATE; the protein is encoded by the coding sequence ATGCCTAATCTCGACAGACAGAGACTCACCGAGGCTCAGCGTGCCGAAGTCGTGGCATGCCTGAGTCGACTCGACGAACACGACGTCGTCGCGCGCCTGTGGGCGGCCGACACGTCGCTCTGGAAGCCGGAGGCGGCGGCACATCAGGAGATCATCGCCGCCGCCCTCGGTTGGCTCACCGTCTTCGACGACGTGCGCGAGCAGCTCGACGGTCTGCGCGACTTCGTCGGCGACGTGCGCGCCGAGGGCTTTCGCAGCGCCGTGCTGCTCGGTATGGGTGGTTCCAGCCTAGCGCCCGAGGTCTTCCGGGATGTGCTCGGCGGCGATGGCCTCGAGCTGCACGTGCTCGACTCCACCGATCCGGCTGCGGTGCACGCGGTCGAAGCCGCCATCGATCTCGATCGCACGCTCTTCATTGTCGCCAGCAAGTCGGGCGGAACCACAGAGACGGCGCGTTTTCACGACTACTTCTACGCGCTCCTCAGGGAGCACTGCGGCGATCACGCGGGCGCGCACTTCGTCGCCATCACTGATGAGGGCACGAGCCTCGAGCGGCGCGCCGTCGAGCAGGGTTTCCGCGCCGTGTTCATCAATGCGAGCGACATCGGCGGCCGCTACTCGGCCCTCAGCTTCTTTGGGCTTGTGCCGGCGGCGCTGCTGGGTCTCGATCTCGAGCGTCTGCTCGACGGTGCCTTGGCCATGGCCCGGAGTTGCGCCGCTGAGGTGCCGGCGGCCGAGAACCCGGCGCTCCAATTGGGCGCGGCGCTGGGGGCGCTGGCCGCCGCCGGCCGCGACAAGCTCACGCTCGTCTGCGTTCCTCCGCTCGCGCCGCTCGGCGTCTGGATCGAGCAACTCGTCGCCGAGAGCACGGGCAAGGAGGGCAAGGGCATCCTGCCCGTCGATCTGGAGGCGCTGGACGACGTCGAGAGCTACGCTGCCGACCGCGTCTTCTGCGTCGTGCGTGTGGCCGGGGTGCCGTACGCGTCGGCAGTCCTCGAGCAACTCGCCGCCGCCGGGCACCCCGTGCTCGAGCACGAATTGGCAGCGGTGGACGATCTCGCCGGCGAGATGTTGCGCTGGGAGCTCGCCACCGCCATCGCCGGCTTCGTTCTCGGTATCGATCCGTTCGACCAGCCGAATGTTCAGGAGAGCAAGGACGTTACGGCGAAACTGCTGAGCGCCTATGCCGCCGACGGGGAGCTGCCCGCCTCGGATGACGGCGACGGTCCGCGGCGCGCCTTCCCCGTGGGCGACGACGAGCTTCCGGCTGCGCTGCGCGAGTTCTTCGCCGCGGTGGTGCCGGGCGACTACGTCGCTCTGCAGGCCTATGTAGCTCCGGCCGCCCCGATCTGGGAACGGCTGCAGTCCGCTCGCCTGCGCTTGCGCGATCGTCTGCGCGTGGCGACGACGCTCGGGTACGGGCCGCGCTACCTGCACTCCACCGGTCAGTATCACAAGGGAGGGCCCAACCGCGGCCACTTCTTGCAGCTCGTGGGACATGACCCACGCGACGTGAAGATACCTGATCAACCGTACAGCTTCAGCGTGCTCAAGCGCGCCCAGGCGCGCGGCGATCTCGCCGCCCTGCAGGCGCACGAATGCCGCGCCCTGCGCGTATGTCTCGGAGACGACGTGGCCGCCGGTCTCGATCGTCTCGCCGACCTCATCGCCGCCGCCACCGAGTAG
- a CDS encoding TetR/AcrR family transcriptional regulator translates to MTQAGTDGAAGASGRRARIHAQTRDEILDAAAELITRQGIEAFSLTDLAAQAGFGGAPSLYRYFTNKQAILEALTERSLERLAVHLRRVPETLPADEQIVELCLAYLDYTRMHPGERTLLLTTAASVETEYRTAQPPAELVERVFRLLRSAVADGILRAHDEDDVFAIIHAGWALAHGMAEYDAVYAEREREMLRRRHRAIFRACVAGFKTDWTDA, encoded by the coding sequence ATGACCCAAGCGGGCACGGATGGCGCGGCCGGCGCCAGCGGGCGCCGCGCCAGAATCCACGCCCAAACCCGCGACGAGATCCTCGACGCCGCCGCAGAGCTGATCACGCGCCAAGGCATCGAGGCCTTCAGCCTCACCGACTTGGCGGCGCAAGCGGGCTTCGGCGGCGCCCCCTCTCTCTACCGCTATTTCACGAACAAGCAGGCGATCCTCGAGGCGCTCACCGAGCGAAGCCTGGAGCGCCTCGCCGTTCACCTGCGGCGGGTCCCCGAGACACTGCCCGCCGACGAGCAGATCGTCGAGCTCTGTCTCGCGTACCTCGACTACACGCGCATGCACCCCGGGGAGCGCACCCTACTCCTCACCACCGCCGCCAGCGTTGAGACGGAGTACCGCACCGCTCAACCTCCGGCCGAGCTTGTCGAGCGCGTGTTTCGTCTGCTACGCAGCGCGGTCGCCGACGGCATTCTGCGAGCGCATGACGAAGATGACGTGTTCGCAATCATCCATGCCGGGTGGGCACTCGCCCACGGCATGGCCGAATACGACGCTGTCTATGCGGAGCGCGAGCGCGAGATGCTCCGCCGGCGCCATCGAGCGATCTTCCGTGCCTGCGTCGCCGGCTTCAAGACAGACTGGACGGACGCGTAG